A window of Glycine soja cultivar W05 chromosome 2, ASM419377v2, whole genome shotgun sequence genomic DNA:
CATTTGCAAAAGTCTCCCTCCTATGACCTCTCTCTATTACTGAATTGTCTCTAATTTTCACATTTTCACTACTGTTTGGGGGCAGCCTTAATTGCAATCTCAAGGGTGGTGGTTTAATCCCACATCAACTAGTGATAAGACCAAAGTAGTGAGTAAACAAGTGAGGGACAACCCTTTTGTAGGGTTATAAATGCTTTATGTGCTTACATATCTTAGCATTTATCTTACATTTTTCATTACTTAGAACTTTGTTTTAATCACTTTTATGCTAATATAACTATTAATTAGGAGTAAGTTTAGTGTCTTTAACTTCTAAGAAATTTTATTagcttttaatgttttattgtaggaaaagaagaattgaagaTTTTGAAGTTGGAGTAGCTCGCTCAGCGTGCCTGTACGCGCTAAGCACGAGAAACACAACAAGGAAGGACACGTGGCAAGCATCTAGAAGAAAAGAGGCCAATTGGAAGTTCTTGAAAGCGCTCAGCGAGTCAATACTCGCTAAGCTCATTGTTTTCACAATGAGGATATGGGCTCAATGCGACATGTTGGGCTAAGCCTGCAGTCACTTAATCCAGTGCTGCTTTTGCATGCAAGCTTAGCGCAACATGCTAGGCTAAGTGCGCAGACGATTATGCATAAACGAGAGTGCAGTGTGTTTGGCCATATTTAAGTTCCAAGGATGCGAATTGAAGAAAGATTTGGTTAGGAGAACTATCTAGGGTTTTAGGTTGCAGCGGGGAAGCTCTCTCTTGCCATTTTTCATCATCTCTTTcatctattttcttcttttcttcttgtagTTATGTAGTTAGATTTACCCATTTTGGGGTTGATGTAACTGAGCCCATCCTAATGTTTACATTTTGATTATTAATCTATGTTTATTGTTCATTATCAAGTGTTCTCTTCTATGCATTAATGCTTGTTTTGGCTTGATCACCCTTTGCTTGAAGGTTTGAATTGTCATTGGGAAATGCTTTTGAACTTAGAAATGGAGAGGAACACCTAATGGGTTTTATGCCTAGGGATAGAACAAAGCTTGTTAGTCATTTTGTAACCCTTGTTCTTAAAGCAAATCACTTGGTTAGACTAGTCAAGGGATTAATAGTTTGGTCAAGGGGCTTAGATTCTTTCTATCCGAGGGATCGGGATTTGAGTATTTTTATGAGTTAATGATAATAGTTGGACTTTGAACTAGAGAAGTAACCTTTGTTTGCAAGAGGATGTGGTTTAGTGAAATCAATCCCAACtcttttgttctttgttgttttgCAAATTTTTACCGCATTCCAAGTGTtagtaaaaatgataaaaacagtttttttgttaatttgtttttgctatttacatttttgcatttcaattaaattcattGTTGTTCTGATAGCCATAGTTAGTGAACGTTACTATTTTGTCGAGTATTACATGAGTCCCTGTGGATACGATATTTGAACTtccattttatactttttgcaCGACTTGGAATGCTTGCCAAGAAGCTTAACAGTTGAGTTAGGCTGAAACCCAAAATTCTAAGACTTTCCTATCTCTCTACCTACCCCTTATATTCATTCAatctaaagaaaagaaatacatgcaattttttaaaactctgaAACAATGGGAAATAAGAAGGACGAACAACTTTAGGGAgaaaagtatcaaaggttttcAGTCTTCGAAAGTATAACCTTCTAGATTTATTTGTAAAGGAGAAAATGTATTGGAACAAGAATAGAACTTGAAAGAAAAGGGTAGACACATCTCAATTACACACCCTAGGGTGTCCATGATGTACTTGGCTTATGTGCTATAGCCAAGTCCCAACTGTACGCAGCAtacaaaaaagataagattgGTAAAGAATGTATTATAGAAAAAGAGTGGCATCTATTGaggaaatgatgatttggaCGTGTGAGAAGATCAATAGAAGCCTCAATTAGAAAAGTTGATCAAATAAATGATAACCCAATCATTAGAGGTAGAACAAGGTCAATTATAAAGGATTTAAATCTAAATAGCTTACTTGAAGAATTGGCTTTTGACAGAACACGGTGGCATCATTTTATTCACATAACGTAACCTCTCTAAAGcatgtttatttgtatttatccTATTCACTAATGGGTTATGAGCCTTAACATAGGACCTAGTCCCAGGTCTGGATGTGGAAGGATCCTTCTTGCAATCTTATAGTGAATCGGGAGAAGTAGATGGGCCCTTTCTATGGCTAACCAAATTGAGAGAATAATTGATGCCCTTTACTGAATACTGACATCCTTTTTATAGACGGCTGATAACAAGGGAAATAGATAACAGGTGATAGGATCTCAAGTCTTGACTAACAAAGGAAAGAGATCCAAAATTATGGGACCCAAATCAATCAGGATTCTACTGAATAAAATCAAGCCTAtaaaggaaacaaaataaaactctaATCAGGTAAACTAGGCTGCATTGACTGCTACTGCCTTCTTTCCCCAATATTATCATAATATCATACCAGAAAGGAATCCACATCATAAGATTCATGACACAGACCAGAAAATGAAATATCCGTAAAAACAATGTCTATCTCAGTCTAGCtatatatgtaataaataaGTGGCTTCCATTGATTAGTATACCTAACAGTGTAATGTGAAATATAGTGTCCTGTCCCTTTCAATTCCCTCCCACTTCAATAtgtttatggaaaaaaaaaagtgacacaCACAGACACATATCTTTTCGCTCTCATCCTGTTGTATTCCTGTCTCTTTTCTCAATTTCGCTTCCATAACAGTTTTCAATAAATggtaattatgatttttaaaaaatctgacGTAGTTATTAATAACAAACTGTCGGACCATTGGGGAGAATGAAAATTCTTTTATTCTATGAGGGAAAAATCACCATGGAAAAGAACAATCTGTTCACCATTCAACATAGATATTCTTCATATTAAAGGTAAGAGAACTGATGCAGGGAATACAGAGACAAACAAGTAATATAATATGAAGAAGACATGAAATTTGCATACCCATTGAGGAACTATTAGAACAATTTCTTTTGCAGACTTCTCTTGAAGCAGCATAGATAAAGCTGCCAATGCCTTaagctgtaaaaaaaataaatacacagGGTAAATAAGAAGCCAATGAgcttacacacacacacacacacacagacatgAAAATAGATTTATCACCAGCCAAAATTGTTGTGATCATTGAACAATTACATCCAAATTAGACATACTTCAGTTATGGAGAACAAAATACaggaaataataaatgaatggACTCATCATGATAGGCACAGACTACAGGTGAAAGTCACAAATCGAACAGCCAGAAACTGGCTTCCAACCTATTTAGATTATGTCTAAATATCCACTTCAGCATTAAACAGCCAAGCAAATACTGGTGCATGAGCATGACCAAACAAACACTGAAAAGGAAAATAACAACACAAATCCCAACAAATGGACAGTGTTATCAATTGCAGATTGCGGGAAATGGTATACAGCCAATAATTCGCTACATCATATAGCAGATAGTGTCATAGGAAAAAGGAAGCAGGATGATATATATCAGCTGAAATGTAcgatatatatatcaattatatatgcatagaaaattaagttgtgtgcatatacaaataaataaataaaaactggCATAATATTAACTTAAAAGTTCAATTGGCCAGAGACTCGCTGGAGATGACAAGGATGTAGGATGTATGCCACAACCCCAACACCCATAGTGGCCTCAATAGCTGACGGAGTTGGAATTGTGGATCCAAGGAATTCAACATCGCAATAGCACTATAGTGGCTATTTAACAACACTGCTGGACAATTAGACATACATCAAACATATCACGTGTTATGCACTATCTATTGTACAACCATGTCCATGATGACATCCAACATCTTACATTCAATGCATGGAACCAAGACACAATTACCATTTAGCTTCAAGCAAACTCACAAGCTTTGTGTTCTAACACAGGAAGTAGCATCACCATGATTAAAcagaacaaaaacacaaaatgacATGACTCTGTATTTACATTTAAGCAATTGCAACTCACGGATGCATCATGCCCTTTTTGTGGAGGAATGGAGGAGGAGGCTTCCCATCTTTTTTTCTACTGCTCAAAGATTCAGCCTATTTGGTGGGAGACTACATCATGGTTGAATATCACTAGTGTGTTCCCATCTAATCCGATTCAGCATTTTCTCCAACACTCCTTTGTGCAAGTGGAAGGTATAAGAAGAGGAAGGTGGCAATCTTGGTGGATGGCTGTTGTTTGGTCTATTTGGAAGATGAGAAACAGAATTATTTTCTCCAATGAATCCTTTAATGGTAGCAAGCTTGTTGATGATGCAGTGTTTTTAGTGTGGACATGGCTCTCAAACTTGGACAAAGATTTCAAGCTTCCTTTTAATCAATGGTCAACTCACATCAGAGAAGgttttttgttttaggtttcAGTGGCTCTTATTAGGAGCTGTACCAGATCCTTGTATTTTGTAGCCATGCTATGGTTCCTTTTCAAACTGCTTTAGTTTTATTTGGAACCATGACTTTGTCTCTACCTCTGTACTtttttagtacctctggtacttatatcaatatattatatttttgctgataaaaaaaaaaaacatttaagcaTGCTTGTATCCAATATTCATCATCTATGATTGGCTAATTGATAAACAGGCAAACATAAAGAGGAATTGAACAAAATGCATCTAAAGAGACCCATAGAATACCATAACTAGTCGCAATTGAGCATGTTAGATATTCATATTCTCATAAACTAGCACAGAAGTTAATCCAAAATTACCTTAGTAGTGGGATCCTTCCTCCCTAACCTCTTTAAGTGAACCGCAATTTCGCTATCAACATCCTGCATATCCGAAAAATCAACATGACGACATTATGATAAGGCACGGAAAAACTGTCCACAAAGCAACACTGACAGTCCAGTCAGCTATACTAACACAATTCCAAGCTGCAAATAAGCCTCTCAGTATAAAACTCCCATAAAACAAACACATTGAATGAGAGACACGGTTAATTCAAACTCAGTATATTGAAGCAGCAAATGTAACTCACAGCTGCAGTACAGTACCACTCCAGCATGTTAATTATGAACacaaaattaaatctaattaatactctatattaattataaatcataagTAACACAAAATTGAGCATAAAACATAACTCTTTGTCACCACACCAATCTCCAAAATAAAAACAGCTGCATAGAACTGGAAACACATACAACAAAAGGAAGAGAGTCCTCGGATGAAGAAGGAAGAGGATCGAGGCGCGAGCTACCGACAAAACCACCGAATCCGACGGCGGCAGCGCCGGAGCCGGACGACAAGAGCGAGGCGGCGAGACTGcaatttagaaggaaaaaatcGATAATACAAACACAAAGTCAGAAACGacgttgaaaattgaaattagggATTGAAACAAACCTGCTACTGGAAGGACGTGACTTGCTTCTCGCGCTTTCCCCTTTCTGCCTTCCCATTATTATTCTTCGTTCTAATGCCTAAGAAAATTCCTCCTATGAAGCGGTGCTCTCTGTGCTAGGGAAACGaagaaatatatatactaaCAGAGTCACCGGGGCGTTTGTTTGGCGAATGATTTTTTCTGCTGCTGAATAAATATATAGGTACTTAGGCGATGGTGGGAGAAACAAACAATAGCGAGAAATGTCAAAGACGAGTTTATGATTTGCACTTTTGATTTTGCTTACAGACAAGTAATGAAGTGTTTCATGAGGCGTGGTTTGCTTTGTCTCACTAAcccttataaatataattattaattaaatttggctatttacttttaaattaaataagctAAGATAAGAAGATttttaagactttttttttttactcggTGAATAAGTgaagtgataatttttttatatgttgaaatattttttttatccagatGTAATATATCGTTTCTCTCAAGTtttgattttcataaaaaattggattaattaaatttttagtccATTAATTcttttagattcaattttttagttctttaaaagttttttttaacaaattttactaCTGCATTAATTTTTTGGTGAGATTTTTAGTcgctcaatttatttttatctacttttagtcctttaattatttttagtccaAAAATGAACAATGGTCAAATAAATTTTGAGAGATTTAAGGTTAGAATATAAAGAAGTTGaaggattaaaaatttaattaatccaaaaaataaatgatatttttaaaatttgttttgtttagtaaaataaaaatattcttataataCATATTAGATAGTTTGTTATTgatctttataaaatatttttcaagagactaatttaaaatgaagaaaatattataaaaaaaactaaaatgaaaaaatagatatatattatttacactaaaataaaataataaggatgaatttgaaaaaataataatttaataagaactaaaaccaaaaagaaagtatattgtatgaaaaaaatatttaaccatttttatatttttatttttaaaatattataactgtgaaaaaaattatagtctaattattctttaattttaatcaatccAAACAtgagtttttaatatttgattttaagaCATTATATTTGTGAAAAATTAGTTGCAGAATTATAAACTCGTTTTCATCATTGCTCGCAGTAGGGACCGAGAGAATTCAACTTCGTCTTAGTCTTGTCGAATTTTCTTCCCCGCTGTCTCGCAATCTCCGCCGTCGGATTCGGTGGTTTTGCCGGAAGCACGGGCCTGATCTTCCTCCTTCATCCGAAGACTCTCTCCCCTTTGCCGTATGTATTCCCAATTCTGTGTCCCCTTGTTCTGGATATTGGTGTGTGGTGACAGAAAGTTCTATTTGTTGttctattttatgttatttataataaattatactatAGTATCGGTTAGGTCTCAAATCCAATTTGGTGTTCATAATTAATAAAGGAGTGGTACTGCTTCTGCTGTTTGAATTAACGATGTCTTACATTCCATGGCTATATTAAGCAAAACTAACTGAAAAATTAGTTGATAGCTTGAAGCTTTAAGTTAGCTTATTAAATCATACAAGTGATCGGTAAAATTAACTGTCAAAATAgttgaaaaatgtaaaatgatatatttaaaatggATAATAaggaaattgaataaatattttaaagataaaaaaagaataaaatataaaaagctagAAGTTCGCGTTTCAAAAAAATGCTAGAAGCTACTTAAAAAAGCTTGTTTACTGAACAATTAAACTAGTTTCTCAGCTAGTAGAAAAAGTTAGAAACTAGCTGAAATGACTTGTCAAACAAAGCCCATGTGTTTGTTTCAAGGGAGTTTTGTGCTAAGAGGCATGTTTGCATCTTGGAATAGATTGGCAATTTTACTTTGTGATCAAATTGTAATGTCATAATGCTGTATTGTTTTGTCATTTGCAGTATGTTGATACTGAGATTGTAGTTCAAGGCTAGGCAGGAAGGGTCCCACCACTGAGTTAATAATTTTGGATTAACTTTTGTGCTAGTTCATGAGAATATGTAACATGCTTAAGTGCAATTATTTTAGTGTATTCTATATTCTCTTTTGATGCATCTTGTCCAAATCCTCTTTAAGTTGGCAGATTTTTCCCTCTATCGATTATCCAATCATAGATGATTCATATTGAATACAAGCATGCTTAAAGTGCAAATAGAGAgagatattgttttttttttgttctcttgAATCGTGTGGTGCTACTTTCTGTCGTAGAACGTGAAGTGTGGTGAATCTGTTTGAAGCTGAATTCAatgataatagtaataatttcttCGTGCTTTTCATTGAATGTAAGATGTTGGACATCATACACATGGCTGTACAATAGATGGTGCATAATATGTTGGATGTATATCTCCAATCCAAAAAGGAAGTCTATATTAATGATTTGGCTGATTCAATGAATTGTATTGATAAATTTTAGAGTTCCTAAAAGTTTCCAAAGATGACGGATAACCATATTTTCTTGCACATTGTCCTTCAAAGTGTATATGCCCTATGAGTCTTACTCTTGGTTCTGGTGCAGCTGCTGGCTGGAACATCATCTGATTCCATTCTCCACAAcccttgtcatttttttatttaatcttttatgaTACATGTAAGTAAAAGATGAATCTCCTAAAATGCCTTgccttgatttttatttttaataattttgtacaGGTAGTGGTGGGTGGCTGAGAGAGAAAGACTAAACAAAGCAAAGATGGAATTGGCAACCTCAGAGTTGTCATATCCAGGGTCAGGGAATTGGGAGATCCCAATTGATCTGTTTGGTTCCAAAAAACATGCCGGAGTCTCACGTGGCGTTCTAGCGTTCACAGATGAGTCTGGTAACATAGTCTTCAGGGTGAACCGCCACCCACCCAATCCTAACTCATTGCCCCTTCCCAAGGACAAGAAACTCTTGCTCGATGCCTCAGGCAATACCCTCTTCTCCATCTACCGCTATCATGTCTGTCACTCTtatcttaatttctttcttttttattaataaaaaataaaatttgacatctttttaaaatatgaatttcttttttcttttgatagaaTGGGTCTTGGAAATGCTATAAGGGAAATAGTGAGGAGAACAAGGAACTGGTGTTTAGTGTGCAGAGGACCCTCAAAACAATTACTAGAGTTGAGTTAGAGGTACTTTTCGAGGCTGAGAGGTCCAATGATGAATGTTGTGATTTGAAAGTGAAGGGTTCCCCTTTCAAGAGATCATGTTGCATATATAAACATGTTGATTTGGTGGCACAGGTACTGAATTCAGGTTTTATTTAAGTGACTTAGAGtctatatattttaaagttggataaaattgattttgatagaattaattttgaGCCATTAAACGTAATTGAGATGTATGGTCAAATTAATCTCATCATTAATCATTAAATCTTACATTAGAATATGTGTCAAAGTGAGAGGAATTGATTATGATATGCAGCCAAAGAAGCACTTAGACATGTTTAGTTCCCAgatataatttataaacttaTGCCATAAATTAACTATTAAGTGTTACATGGAAATTTACTCCATCTTGTTCTACTAGTACAAATATCATAATCTAATGATATTCTTCTTGATCGTCGTAGTTACTACTCATCCATGTACAATTGGAAATATGTTGAATGATAAGTTACAACTATTAAAGCCCAAGAAACTGTCTTCAGTTTCCAAATGTTATTACATTAGATAGATATGTCTTCTTAAGATTGAAGACATGAAAGTGATGCAGAAGAATTACTGTGTATAAATTAAACTACTGGCATGATTTGATAAGAGTATGGTCGTGATTTTAAAGCTGAGATTTGTATATTATGACAGAGAAGTGGTCTTATACATCGTTCTATAATCATATTGTATGATGCATCTGGAACATGGAGAAGAGAGGAAGCaactttgtaaattaaaaagttgTGTATCCTATGAAACACGATTAGATAGAGAGAAAAATTTATACTCTAGAATATTACAAATTTACCATGTAGAAACTAGAAAGTGCATTACATTCCAAGGGATAATAAAGATTGATACTGATTCATACTTTTGTGCAGAGTAGCCTGATGTACAAGCTCCACCAAATACATGTCAGTAGGGGTAAATTTCGCCTCACAATCTTTCCTGGGACTATTGACCATGCTCTTATTGTGGCTTTGTTTGTGATATTTTTGAGTGGAAGAAAATAGTATCATTAACCCACGGCATGCAACtgcaagaagagaaaaagatttTGATCTATGATCTTTCTGTCTCACTCATACACAGATTTATTTTGCTCGTAACATTCTTTCACTGACTATTAGGGGGAGGAAATGAGGCATTGCTCCTTACAAGCAATTCATTGTTATGGCACTAAGCAACTCATGAAACATTTGTCATTATACTTATTTCAGCAATCTTCATTCTCACCATTCATGTGGCATATAGCCATTATGTATTCAACTTCTCCAGCAAGGTGCTTTGATGTATTCAAACATAGATATAGATTTTGAGGTAGCAATCAAGATTTAGAATAAAGATCCAAAGGTAGAGAACTAAAGGTTCGTCAAACAGAATATCTGTGCTGAAATTAGCTTCAGCGATTAATTTGTTTGGTGTGATGCTAGACAgaatttagttaattaaaatttccgGGGAGCTTTGCCCAGA
This region includes:
- the LOC114396994 gene encoding protein LURP-one-related 7-like: MELATSELSYPGSGNWEIPIDLFGSKKHAGVSRGVLAFTDESGNIVFRVNRHPPNPNSLPLPKDKKLLLDASGNTLFSIYRYHNGSWKCYKGNSEENKELVFSVQRTLKTITRVELEVLFEAERSNDECCDLKVKGSPFKRSCCIYKHVDLVAQSSLMYKLHQIHVSRGKFRLTIFPGTIDHALIVALFVIFLSGRK